The Primulina eburnea isolate SZY01 chromosome 13, ASM2296580v1, whole genome shotgun sequence genome includes a region encoding these proteins:
- the LOC140809889 gene encoding ankyrin repeat domain-containing protein 2B-like: MSEPVKKPPVPADEEKSDAPKSKSPAPSASGGTQSGQTSSIPAPFPEMSNPFDFSAMTGLLNDPSIKELAEQIAKDPSFNQMAEQLQKSFQGAALEDGIPNFDSQEYMSTMQKVMENPQFMTMAERLGNSLMQDPAMSGLLESMTNPANKEQLEERMARVKEDPSLKPILEEIETGGPAAMMRYWNDKDALQKLGEAMGFAVGGESATSAGDAAGEDEAEEVNDEESIVHNAASVGDEEALKKALANGADKDEEDSEGRTALHFSCGYGEVKCAQILLEAGAKVDALDKNKNTPLHYAAGYGRKDCVELLLSNGAAVTLQNLDGKTPIDVAKLNDQNEVLKLLEKDAFL; this comes from the exons CCAGTAAAAAAACCTCCGGTTCCTGCAGACG AGGAGAAGTCTGATGCGCCTAAAAGTAAATCTCCTGCTCCTTCAGCTTCTGGGGGAACACAATCTGGACAGACCAGTTCAATCCCTGCTCCATTTCCTGAAATGTCAAATCCTTTTGATTTCTCCGCTATGACGGGACTGCTTAAT GACCCAAGCATCAAGGAACTAGCCGAACAGATAGCCAAGGATCCTTCATTTAATCAGATGGCAGAACAGCTACAGAAATCCTTTCAAGGTGCTGCACTTGAAGATGGCATCCCTAATTTTGATTCGCAAGAGTATATGTCAACAATGCAAAAGGTCATGGAAAATCCTCAATTCATGACCATGGCTGAGAGGCTTGGAAACTCACTGATGCAG GATCCGGCCATGTCTGGCCTGCTTGAGAGTATGACAAATCCAGCTAATAAAGAACAACTTGAAGAACGAATGGCCCGTGTGAAGGAAGATCCATCTTTGAAGCCAATATTGGAAGAGATCGAAACTGGGGGTCCTGCTGCTATGATGAG ATACTGGAATGATAAAGATGCTCTCCAGAAGTTGGGTGAGGCTATGGGATTTGCTGTTGGAGGAGAAAGTGCCACATCTGCTGGGGATGCTGCTGGGGAAGACGAAGCAGAGGAGGTAAATGACGAGGAATCCATTGTCCATAACGCAGCTAGTGTTGGTGATGAAGAG GCATTGAAGAAGGCTTTAGCCAATGGTGCTGACAAGGATGAAGAAGATTCTGAGGGACGGACTGCGCTTCATTTTTCATGTGGATATGGAGAG GTTAAATGTGCTCAAATTCTTTTAGAGGCTGGGGCTAAGGTTGATGCTCTGGATAAGAATAAGAACACTCCTCTTCATTATGCTGCCGGTTATGGGAGAAAGGACTGCGTGGAGCTTTTGTTGAGCAATGGTGCAGCTGT CACTCTTCAGAACTTGGATGGAAAGACGCCTATAGACGTTGCCAAATTAAATGATCAAAACGAGGTACTAAAGCTGCTTGAGAAGGATGCGTTTCTATGA